One genomic region from Vanacampus margaritifer isolate UIUO_Vmar chromosome 2, RoL_Vmar_1.0, whole genome shotgun sequence encodes:
- the hoatz gene encoding cilia- and flagella-associated protein HOATZ, which translates to MSEPSQRSIEASNDVLTVFSGSSPEDVSHARLLWSTLCMATPLESRLVSSDIPQRLPVSRPERSGHLEPRRAEPPNLNAAKQREEERQRYMAMAAQRKETLALLRRQREQRIQKELLSLAFKPRTPRDKAHKDKTNELNMEEEMVRQLD; encoded by the coding sequence ATGTCGGAACCTTCTCAGCGCAGCATCGAAGCTTCAAACGACGTCTTGACAGTGTTCAGCGGCTCCTCTCCGGAGGACGTGTCCCACGCCCGACTGTTATGGAGCACCTTGTGCATGGCGACGCCGCTCGAGTCCCGCCTGGTGTCGTCGGACATCCCGCAAAGGTTGCCGGTGTCCCGGCCGGAGCGAAGCGGCCACTTGGAGCCGCGTCGCGCCGAGCCGCCCAACCTGAACGCCGCGAAGCAGCGGGAGGAGGAGCGGCAGCGCTACATGGCAATGGCGGCTCAGAGGAAGGAGACACTGGCCCTGCTCCGGCGCCAGAGGGAACAGAGGATCCAGAAGGAGCTGCTCTCTTTGGCCTTTAAACCCAGAACGCCTCGAGACAAGGCGCACAAAGACAAGACGAACGAGTTGAACATGGAAGAGGAGATGGTCAGGCAACTGGACTGA